A window from Salvia miltiorrhiza cultivar Shanhuang (shh) chromosome 2, IMPLAD_Smil_shh, whole genome shotgun sequence encodes these proteins:
- the LOC131009824 gene encoding uncharacterized protein LOC131009824 — protein sequence MDTSNWKSLFPRATLTSLPVPMSDHVPLLKCVNVVNSLPHRRFRFENSWCLEPELPKVVREYWTNLHGISITEILMAISDSLSIWARYLRKNKVRDKASLQTLISSLQGCRDVVSVRRLKAACGELAHIFLREETYWKQQAKQHWLKDGDTNTRFFHAMALARR from the coding sequence ATGGATACCTCGAATTGGAAGAGTCTTTTTCCCAGAGCTACTCTCACTTCACTCCCGGTCCCTATGTCGGATCATGTCCCCTTGCTCAAATGTGTGAACGTGGTGAATTCGCTGCCTCATCGTAGGTTCCGTTTTGAGAATAGCTGGTGTTTGGAGCCGGAACTTCCTAAGGTGGTTCGCGAGTACTGGACGAACCTCCATGGTATTAGCATCACGGAGATACTCATGGCAATTTCGGATTCTCTGTCTATTTGGGCTCGTTATTTGCGAAAGAATAAGGTGCGGGATAAGGCGAGTCTTCAAACTTTAATTTCTTCCCTCCAAGGATGTAGAGATGTTGTTTCTGTTCGACGTTTGAAAGCTGCCTGTGGTGAACTCGCTCATATTTTTCTTCGTGAAGAGACTTATTGGAAACAACAGGCTAAGCAACATTGGTTAAAAGATGGGGATACGAATACTAGGTTTTTCCATGCTATGGCTTTGGCTCGGCGATAG